A stretch of the Pedobacter sp. MC2016-14 genome encodes the following:
- a CDS encoding SusC/RagA family TonB-linked outer membrane protein — translation MYKNYTKKLLRIMRITTVILIATIMQVSASGFAQKITLSENGVTLKHLFTEIRKQSGYNFLYTDQLLAQTKMVTIKVDHAELKEVLEELFKNQPLTYTVDDRTVIVKEKPVSLLSKIAEVFQLPVVVEGKVTDTTGTPMPGALIRSSKGIFITGPSGRFSIKTELGDNIIVSFLGYDAYSFIAREKMPFQNIQLRSLTAQLSEVKIQTGFQTLSKERATGAYAKPDMEVFKNRTGTTNIITRLEGLIPGMTMVPGPRITVSRNGSSAGNQSIIRGTSSIYVNPDPLYVVNNVMVEDITNINPDDVADITVLKDAAAVAIWGSKAANGVIVITTKTGGKKQNLKIGYNSYVNFAGKPDFDYRPVMSSREFINAARETFSATDYPLNTLTYNLIAPHELILYNQNNLPQAQVNAKLDSLAAINNMDQVKQLFYRNAMSSNQTISASAGGEVYSFYGSLSYNNVTSNRPGEKNNLYRFNFAQDLNVSKRISVSLNTTLTSANNSGVANLSIDNQFLPYQLFADANGTAISMPYLSGWSETLRREYEQRGRISLNYVPLDEPGYSRNKSNNIVLNLNGKVTVDVWKGLSFRGTYGYLKSPGNSESFNDIRSFASRKELLSNTVSPTITSVPVYYLPTTGGRYSTSNTDQQNWTLRNQLIFQHSFRGGKDRLSLEGGQDIQEQFLKSRSTTVYGYNEALMTSQLPDYAAINRGINPIIYGNRPLEPVSAPIENLQRFTSWFGLANYSFAGKYNIDASWRIDQSNLFGKDKSAQNKPVWSIGGKWLMAKENFMKDISWLNELSIRATYGIAGNSPQAAAGSNFNILGADYGTNPGGTSISVQSPSNNKLIWEATRTKNLGLDVSVFRNRLGFSLDIYDKHTTDLLGSLILNPLSGYSAVVGNIGELTNKGVDLSIRSLNVQSRDFKWSSNLVFSYNRNKLVDYGVPSPYANQAGSKIYSSYFAGYGLLPLFAYQYAGLDNTGSPMIRLQDGSVTKSLYVAQGDDVVYQGTIMPVFNGGFSNTFSYKNLSVTANMIYNMGHVMRRDVNQFYTGRLSGSATSFNGNISPEFNNRWKKPGDEAFTDIPAYVANMNDHYNNRDMNYYLMGDGNVVDASYIKLRDITLNYVLPKEVLKAVKIASASVFVQATNFMVWKANKYNIDPEFHNLSTGARSIPPFKHSYSIGTNITF, via the coding sequence ATGTATAAAAATTATACCAAGAAATTGCTACGCATTATGCGCATTACCACCGTCATATTAATAGCCACCATTATGCAGGTGAGCGCTTCTGGTTTTGCCCAGAAGATTACGCTGTCTGAAAACGGGGTCACACTCAAACACCTGTTTACAGAAATCAGGAAGCAAAGTGGCTACAACTTTTTATATACAGACCAGTTGCTGGCGCAAACCAAAATGGTGACCATAAAAGTGGATCATGCAGAATTAAAGGAGGTTTTAGAAGAATTATTTAAAAATCAACCCCTAACCTATACGGTGGACGACCGAACTGTGATTGTTAAAGAAAAGCCAGTCTCCCTGCTTTCTAAAATTGCTGAGGTTTTCCAGCTACCTGTTGTTGTAGAAGGGAAGGTAACTGATACCACGGGCACGCCCATGCCCGGTGCCTTAATTCGTTCATCTAAAGGTATATTTATTACCGGACCAAGCGGGCGTTTTTCCATTAAAACAGAACTTGGCGATAACATTATTGTAAGCTTCCTCGGCTACGATGCTTATTCTTTTATTGCAAGAGAAAAGATGCCTTTTCAAAATATTCAGTTGCGCAGTTTAACAGCCCAGCTTAGCGAAGTAAAAATCCAGACCGGTTTTCAAACACTGAGCAAAGAAAGGGCTACCGGCGCCTACGCGAAACCGGATATGGAGGTTTTTAAAAACAGAACAGGAACAACCAATATCATTACACGGCTGGAAGGCCTAATACCTGGGATGACCATGGTGCCCGGACCGAGAATAACGGTTAGCAGGAATGGAAGTTCGGCAGGCAATCAAAGTATCATCCGTGGAACCAGCAGTATCTATGTTAACCCGGATCCTTTGTATGTGGTAAATAATGTGATGGTTGAGGACATCACTAATATTAATCCAGATGATGTAGCTGATATTACAGTACTAAAAGATGCCGCTGCAGTAGCAATTTGGGGTTCAAAGGCCGCAAATGGCGTAATTGTAATTACCACAAAGACGGGAGGGAAAAAGCAAAACCTTAAAATCGGTTACAACAGTTATGTCAATTTTGCCGGCAAACCAGATTTTGATTACAGGCCGGTAATGAGCAGCAGGGAATTTATTAACGCTGCGCGTGAAACCTTTAGTGCAACAGATTATCCTTTAAATACGCTGACCTATAACCTGATCGCACCGCATGAATTAATACTCTACAATCAAAATAATTTGCCACAAGCTCAGGTGAATGCAAAGCTGGATAGCCTGGCGGCGATAAATAATATGGACCAGGTAAAGCAACTGTTTTACCGGAATGCCATGAGTTCCAACCAAACCATTTCGGCTTCTGCCGGAGGTGAGGTTTACTCATTTTATGGATCATTATCTTATAATAATGTAACAAGCAACAGACCTGGCGAAAAGAATAACTTATACAGGTTTAATTTTGCCCAGGACCTGAATGTTTCAAAACGGATCAGCGTTTCTTTAAATACTACACTAACGAGCGCTAATAATAGTGGTGTTGCCAATTTGAGTATCGACAATCAGTTTTTGCCCTATCAATTGTTTGCCGATGCTAATGGTACTGCCATTTCGATGCCCTACCTAAGCGGCTGGTCTGAAACGCTGAGACGCGAATACGAACAAAGAGGACGGATCTCCTTAAACTATGTGCCCTTAGACGAACCAGGCTATAGCCGTAACAAAAGCAATAACATTGTTCTCAATTTAAATGGAAAGGTAACTGTAGACGTATGGAAAGGCTTAAGTTTTAGAGGTACGTATGGCTATTTAAAATCTCCAGGTAATAGTGAAAGCTTCAACGACATCCGATCTTTCGCTTCCAGAAAGGAACTCCTGAGTAATACGGTTTCTCCAACCATAACTTCGGTCCCTGTATATTATCTTCCTACAACTGGTGGCCGTTACAGTACATCGAACACAGATCAGCAAAACTGGACCCTGAGGAATCAACTGATTTTCCAGCACAGTTTTAGAGGTGGTAAGGACCGTTTGTCATTAGAAGGAGGACAGGATATTCAGGAACAATTTCTAAAAAGCAGATCAACAACAGTGTATGGCTACAATGAGGCGCTAATGACCTCGCAGCTTCCTGATTATGCAGCGATTAACAGGGGTATTAACCCAATCATCTATGGCAACAGGCCGCTTGAACCTGTTTCTGCCCCAATTGAAAACCTGCAACGCTTTACTTCCTGGTTTGGTTTGGCAAACTATAGTTTTGCTGGTAAATATAATATTGATGCCAGCTGGAGAATAGATCAAAGTAATTTATTTGGTAAGGATAAGTCTGCTCAAAATAAGCCGGTATGGAGTATAGGAGGTAAATGGCTGATGGCAAAGGAAAATTTCATGAAAGATATTTCCTGGTTGAATGAGCTATCGATACGTGCTACCTACGGTATTGCCGGAAATTCACCCCAGGCTGCTGCGGGTTCAAATTTTAACATCTTAGGTGCAGATTATGGTACCAATCCGGGAGGAACCAGTATCAGCGTGCAGTCGCCTTCAAATAATAAATTGATATGGGAGGCAACAAGGACCAAAAACCTTGGTCTGGATGTTTCGGTATTTAGAAACCGCCTTGGATTTAGCCTGGATATTTATGATAAACATACTACAGATCTTTTAGGTAGCTTGATTTTAAATCCTCTAAGCGGATATTCTGCGGTTGTTGGAAATATAGGGGAGTTGACCAATAAGGGGGTAGACCTTTCAATAAGATCGCTGAATGTACAATCACGCGATTTCAAATGGTCCTCAAACCTGGTTTTTAGTTATAACCGAAACAAACTGGTGGATTACGGTGTGCCAAGTCCTTATGCCAATCAGGCAGGGAGTAAAATCTATTCTTCCTATTTTGCCGGATATGGTTTGTTACCGCTGTTTGCCTACCAATATGCCGGGCTGGACAATACAGGAAGTCCTATGATCAGGCTGCAGGATGGTTCCGTTACCAAGAGCCTTTATGTTGCCCAGGGCGATGATGTAGTCTATCAGGGAACTATTATGCCGGTCTTTAACGGGGGATTCTCAAATACATTCAGTTATAAAAATCTTTCCGTTACAGCCAACATGATCTACAATATGGGGCATGTGATGAGAAGGGATGTGAATCAATTTTATACCGGAAGGTTGAGCGGTTCTGCCACTTCATTTAACGGTAACATCAGCCCTGAATTTAACAACAGATGGAAGAAGCCGGGTGACGAGGCCTTCACGGATATTCCAGCTTACGTGGCCAATATGAACGATCACTATAACAACCGGGACATGAATTATTATTTAATGGGCGATGGAAATGTTGTAGATGCGTCATATATCAAATTGAGGGACATTACCTTAAATTACGTTTTACCAAAGGAAGTTTTGAAAGCGGTCAAAATTGCTTCGGCAAGTGTATTTGTACAGGCCACAAATTTCATGGTCTGGAAAGCAAATAAGTATAATATAGATCCTGAATTTCATAACCTGTCTACAGGTGCAAGGAGTATCCCTCCGTTTAAGCACTCCTAC